DNA from Thermoplasma acidophilum DSM 1728:
TCTGCCGAAGGACGTTATAGACGCTTTTCTTGACGATTTCGAGAGATCCATAAGGTATGCGATGGCCCATGAGGACGAGGCCGTTAAATACGCCATGCAATACGCAAGATACACGGATCTTGAAATGGAGAAGCGTTTCGTGAGGATGTACGTGAACGAACTGTCTATAAACTTCGGAGAAACAGGCAGAAAGGCCTTGGAACTTTATTATGGGCGCGCAGCAGAAAAAGGGCTGATAAAGCCGTTCAAGCCCGAAATAGTTTGAATTTATAAAATCACTTTATTTTTATCATCACATGAGCTCGAAGTGCTTGAAGATCTGGCCTATTTCCTCTCCGTATGAGTAATCAGATACAAAATCGCTGACTGCCTTTATGTTATCGGTTGCATTTGCCGGGCACGCTTTCCTCACAGGCAGCTGGAACATGGGCATGTCGTTGTTAGAATCTCCGATAACAAGTATCTCATCGTATTCGAGCGAATACATCTCCTTCAGCTTGTTCACCGCGAAGGCCTTATCCTCACCGCGATTCATGAGATGCCATGAGTATCCGCTGTAGAATATTACGAAGCCCCTGGATTCTGCCTCCTTCCGTACATAATCCACATCCTCTGGATCTATATCAAAGCCAGTCGAGGCCTCTCTCCAGCGATTGGTCAGTATGCTCCTCATCGAGGTCCTCTTCGACATCTCCTCAAGGAACTTGTTCGTACCCTCATTGCTGAAGAATTTCTTGATCGATCCATCGTTATCAAACATTATACCGCCATTCTCGCCAAATACAGGCCCGTTTATGCCGAGAAAGATCTTCAGTGCATATACAACCGGAATGACGTTTCCGCTGAGCAGTGATACGGTCAGGCCTTTTTTCTCGGCTGATCTTATGCTCTCTATTGCTTTCGTTGATATCAGGCGATCCCTGTCAGTCAAAGTACCGTCCACGTCGATTGCTGCCAACCTTATCATGCTGGGGAAATTGTTATGAAACTAATAACGATTATTGGATGTTGATAACAAAGAAAGATGTTGAATACACTGCCAGGAAGCGCATAGAAAAGCTGTATGATTTTGCCATCAGAACCGGTGACAGGCGATACATTATCGAGATGGAACACATAGCGCAGCGTATGGATATAACGCTACCGGCTAATATAAAGAGGGGATACTGCAAGAAATGCAAGACTCCTTACAGGAATCAGGTCGTGAGGATAAAAAAGAATCTTGTAACTGTGAAATGCCCGGTCTGCGATGATATAAGGCGGTTCCAGATCAGTCGCTGACCGTTTCTATCTCGAACAGGACGTTGAATCCGGCGAGGGTTGCGTGAATCTTGTCTGCGAACCATATGGCATCATCTGGTGTTGCGCCATTTCCCCATTCGTAGACCATGTCCTGTTCTCCTATAACTGGCTTGAAACCGAGCGATCTAAGCCTGTTTATGACCTCACTAGGTCTCGCACCTTCGCTCGAGAATGAGACCTTTATGTAAGTTTTCATCGATATCCATGGGTCATTTTCACTTAATATAAAAGATTTGTTCAATCGAATGCGATACAATATATAGGAATAAGCGTAGATAATAGATATGATGATGCAATTCGTCTAATTTTTGAATAATTTTATGTCTTTTTATTATAATTGATTGAAATTGAATGCCGGTAAATTTTTTAAATGCAGTTTTAATTAGCATTCGCAAGCATTCTGCCTTAAAAAGTGTTGAAGATGAAACCGATAATTGTGAAAAAGGGCGACATAAGAAGGCTTCTTAAGGAGAGCGGCGAGATTGATGGCAATGACGGCAGGATCTCTGTTGCCGCGCACATATTGTATCAGTTCGGAGACAGGATTGTTTTCGTGAAGGCCTACGAGAATGAAGACATAGATCTGAAGATAAAGAACAGGAAGAACGATTATAGGTACATAAAAGTCATAGCATCCCAGAATGGTGAGTTCCACATAATGGATCTGCCCATAGGCGATAGGAGGATAGGCTCTGAAACGCTTTACGGCCTCATAATGGCCAGCGAAACGTTCGGAACAAGATTGAGGAATGAGATACTGAATATGATAAGCTTCGAGATGAAGAGAAGGAATTCAATCTGGATACTGGTTGATAAGGATAGTCATGCCTATTATCCGTTCACCACACATTCCATAACGGAGATCATACTGCACGACGTGGAATACAGATTTGAACGTGGTTTGATTGACAGGAATCTTGAGATAAGGGTTCCTGTGCAGTTCATATACAATTACTGGCAGAGGTATCTGAAGGCAAAGAACCGTACCCCGGGCGAGGTCTGGGCATCCATGATCCTTCAATAAGAAGCATCGGATAATCGTTATTTTTCAGCCGGCTGATCTTAAATTTGCGATAAAGTATCTTTCAAAGTGCCTGTAGAAGAAATTTCATATGATGCCTGTGAATACGGCAGAGGTATGATAGTAGTCACTGGTATGCCCGGCGCAGGCAAGGATGAATTCGTAAAGGTGGCCAGAAGCCTGGGCTTCATAGATCTTCATATGGGAAACACCGTCAGAGAATTCGCAAAAAATGCGGGCATTCCTGAAATAGACCATGAAATAGGGAACTTCGCCACATCCGAGAGAAAAAAATACGGTATGGATATCTGGGCCGTCAGGACAGCGCAGAAGATAACCGATGACGGGCGTACTGTGATAGACGGCCTGAGAAATTATGAAGAACTGCAGTACTTCTCAAAATTTTCTGAGAACCCTTACGTTGTGGCCATATTTGCCAGCAGGAAGGACAGATTCAGCAGAATATTGAAGAGGGACCGGCCAGATGATATAAGGACTATGGAAGAGCTCATCGAACGCGACACCAGGGAGCTGTCCTGGGGAATAGGGAATGTCATAGCGCTTGCAGATTACATGATCGTTAACGATGACACGCTCGAGACCTTTCATGCAAGATGCAGAAAACTTCTTACGGAGAAATTCTCAATCAGCAATAAAATATGAGGTTCTTATACGCTGGCACATTTTGCAGAAATATGGGAAAGTTTTTATCGCTCGATTTAATCCGCTCTTGCACTGTGGGTCCGTAGCTTAGCTAGGTAGAGCGATGGACTCTTAATCCATAGGTCAGGGGTCCAAATCCCCTCGGACCCGCTATTAATCATGTTGATTTTGTTTTATTATGCTTAAAATTATAGAAAAATTGACATGCTTTTAGCTAAATTTCGCATATTTTTGTAATTTAGAGCTAATTCAGATATGTTTTTAGCTTTGTGAAAGATCCTATCGTGTATCTGAGGGAATACATTAAAAAAAGCATCATGATTCTGCAAGGGACTGCTTCACAACCTGATGCTTGTGAATGAATAGGCTACTTATGCCCCAGTATCTTTCGCAAGACGATTCGCAGGACGAGCTGGTGAGTATTCACTATCCCGAAGTATTCCGTTCAGCAGCAGGCTTATAGCATAAACTGATGCATATGAAACAGTAAAAACAAATGCACCGACAACCACCACGGCCATAGCTTCAAGTCCAAGCTGATGTAGTGCCATAATGCCACCGCCAAACAGTATCCCATTCGGAAGGTTTGAAGCACCAGAGGCATCTGCAAATGGTGTTTGTGTGAAGAATGCTATCATGAGCAGGCCAAATATACCGCCAACCATATGGCCGGGCAACACTCCTATGGGATCACTGTACCATTTGTGCTTGGAGAATATACTTTCCGCAGAGACAAATATTGGTCCACTGATAAGTCCCAAAATAATCGCACTCCCCGGGCTCACATAGCCGGCAAGAGGAGTTATGACTATGAGCCCCATCAGAACACCATTCACGGCGTATATCAACCCAGGATCCTGCTTTGAAACAAGGAATTTGGTAAGCATGGTTGAAACCATTGCAGAAGCGGCAGCAAGAAACGTAGTTATCACAACTATAACAGTTTCAGTTGTGAAGGCGAGTTCGCTTCCTGGATTGAAGCCAAACCAGCCAACCCATAACAGTATGATGGAAAGCGTTAGCCAGCCAGAATTCAGATTCAGGTTTTCTTTCTTCGACTCTTTCAGGCCCATTTTCTTTTATTCTTGCCATATTCGAACCATTATGGCAAGAGCAGCGAATCCGGAAGCGACATGGACTACTAGGCCTCCGGCGAAATCACGAACGCCTAGCTTATACAGCCAGCCAGTCGGATTC
Protein-coding regions in this window:
- a CDS encoding dephospho-CoA kinase; this encodes MIVVTGMPGAGKDEFVKVARSLGFIDLHMGNTVREFAKNAGIPEIDHEIGNFATSERKKYGMDIWAVRTAQKITDDGRTVIDGLRNYEELQYFSKFSENPYVVAIFASRKDRFSRILKRDRPDDIRTMEELIERDTRELSWGIGNVIALADYMIVNDDTLETFHARCRKLLTEKFSISNKI
- a CDS encoding phosphoglycolate phosphatase encodes the protein MIRLAAIDVDGTLTDRDRLISTKAIESIRSAEKKGLTVSLLSGNVIPVVYALKIFLGINGPVFGENGGIMFDNDGSIKKFFSNEGTNKFLEEMSKRTSMRSILTNRWREASTGFDIDPEDVDYVRKEAESRGFVIFYSGYSWHLMNRGEDKAFAVNKLKEMYSLEYDEILVIGDSNNDMPMFQLPVRKACPANATDNIKAVSDFVSDYSYGEEIGQIFKHFELM
- a CDS encoding ribonuclease P Rpr2/Rpp21/SNM1 subunit family protein, translating into MLITKKDVEYTARKRIEKLYDFAIRTGDRRYIIEMEHIAQRMDITLPANIKRGYCKKCKTPYRNQVVRIKKNLVTVKCPVCDDIRRFQISR